A stretch of Aphanothece sacrum FPU1 DNA encodes these proteins:
- a CDS encoding class I SAM-dependent methyltransferase, with product MNTICRVCDSTNLELAIDLGHQPWCNHFLKSEEVGQEPFYPLKVLYCHDCGTVQLDYTVKKEIMFGDHTYLSGVTKSLSEHFKNVAHEVDNRFFKNTPNKSVLDIGSNDGTQLKHFQELGYDVLGVESSTTTAKIATDAGVPTLNDFFNLEVVKRLNRKFHAINAAGVFFHLEELHSVTEGIREALENDGVFVVQFLYMKRIVDNLAFDQIYHEHLLYYNLNTIEVLLNRHGLSMFDAYLSPIHGGSIIGFVTHKGQKEPSDRLLKMRQAEMDEKSNDLSTYLNFAKRIEQMKIDNLNYLDAAKKEGKIIWGFGAPVKGNTLLNYFGIGTQYLDYLVEKNELRRGLYSPGMHIPIIIEKELIDLPDIYYVLAWNFKKEILTNNQHLIDQKIEFYFPVNPQDI from the coding sequence TTGAATACTATATGTCGCGTCTGTGATTCCACTAACTTAGAATTAGCCATTGATTTAGGACACCAACCCTGGTGTAATCACTTCTTAAAATCAGAAGAAGTCGGACAAGAACCTTTTTATCCTTTAAAAGTTCTCTACTGTCATGATTGCGGGACAGTTCAACTAGATTATACTGTCAAAAAAGAAATCATGTTTGGGGATCATACCTATCTTTCTGGAGTGACAAAATCCTTAAGTGAACACTTTAAAAATGTTGCTCATGAAGTTGATAATCGCTTCTTTAAAAATACCCCTAATAAATCAGTTTTAGATATTGGTTCTAATGATGGGACTCAATTAAAACATTTTCAAGAATTGGGCTATGATGTTTTAGGGGTAGAATCATCCACAACAACCGCAAAAATTGCCACTGATGCGGGAGTTCCTACTCTCAATGATTTCTTTAATTTAGAAGTAGTTAAACGTCTAAATCGTAAATTTCATGCTATTAACGCAGCCGGAGTATTTTTCCATCTAGAAGAATTACATTCAGTCACAGAAGGCATTCGAGAAGCGTTAGAAAATGATGGAGTTTTTGTGGTACAATTCCTTTATATGAAGCGAATTGTGGATAATCTTGCCTTTGATCAGATTTACCATGAGCATCTATTATATTACAATCTAAACACCATTGAAGTGTTACTTAATCGTCATGGTTTATCCATGTTTGATGCTTATTTATCGCCCATTCATGGCGGTTCAATTATTGGATTTGTTACTCATAAAGGACAAAAAGAACCTAGCGATCGCCTTTTAAAAATGCGTCAAGCAGAAATGGATGAAAAAAGTAATGATTTATCTACTTATTTAAACTTTGCCAAACGCATTGAACAGATGAAAATAGATAATCTCAATTACTTAGATGCGGCAAAAAAAGAAGGTAAAATTATCTGGGGATTTGGCGCACCTGTTAAGGGAAATACTCTGTTAAATTACTTTGGAATCGGCACTCAATACCTTGATTACTTAGTTGAAAAAAATGAATTAAGACGAGGACTTTATTCACCAGGAATGCATATTCCGATTATTATTGAAAAGGAATTAATCGATCTTCCTGACATTTACTATGTTCTAGCTTGGAACTTCAAAAAAGAAATTCTAACTAATAATCAACATCTCATTGATCAAAAAATTGAGTTTTATTTCCCAGTTAATCCCCAAGATATTTAA
- a CDS encoding class I SAM-dependent methyltransferase, with translation MGKIKNWIKNIRRRSLGLLEIENMINKSLSDTHNLISNVQQANNHLESLIQTLKSSIESNQQAIVDIEKSLNILSSPDQLIPRLNSYTGKYYIGLEYPPSRDYRSRWGYTKPLHEGLSKIFQKNFEDNCQTLHKLVTYKPFFEKINLHFSHEKPGEPGWLKTALNALDTALIYYFIADVKPKKYLEIGSGVSTLFVARAIKDHNLDTSIMSIDPDPRAEVDAVCDQVIRAGLETCDLSIFSELEPGDILFLDGSHRAFMNSDVTVFMMDVLPLLKPGVIIGVHDIVLPYDYPDSFKNWYWNEQYLFGVYLLAASEKIKILMPTKYMSCWTELESAFSPILETWEEDKNVWLDGGSLWFTHLENNE, from the coding sequence AAAAATTGGATTAAAAATATACGCAGACGCAGTTTAGGATTATTAGAGATTGAAAATATGATTAATAAATCTCTATCAGATACCCATAATTTAATTAGCAATGTTCAACAAGCTAATAATCACTTAGAATCTTTAATACAAACATTAAAATCTTCTATTGAGAGTAACCAACAAGCGATTGTTGATATTGAAAAATCTCTCAATATTTTATCTTCTCCAGATCAACTAATTCCTCGACTTAATTCCTACACAGGAAAATACTATATAGGATTAGAATATCCACCATCTAGAGACTATCGATCTCGGTGGGGTTATACGAAACCCCTCCATGAGGGTTTAAGTAAAATTTTCCAAAAGAATTTTGAAGATAATTGTCAAACTCTCCATAAATTAGTAACCTACAAACCATTTTTTGAGAAAATTAATCTCCATTTTTCTCATGAAAAGCCAGGAGAACCTGGATGGTTGAAAACCGCCCTCAATGCTCTTGATACAGCTTTAATTTATTATTTTATTGCTGATGTCAAACCTAAAAAATATTTAGAAATAGGTTCTGGTGTTAGTACCTTATTCGTAGCGAGAGCTATTAAGGATCATAATTTAGACACTTCAATTATGTCAATTGATCCTGATCCTCGTGCTGAAGTGGATGCAGTGTGTGATCAGGTTATTCGCGCTGGGTTAGAAACTTGTGATTTAAGTATTTTTTCTGAGTTAGAACCAGGAGATATTTTATTCCTAGATGGTAGTCATCGTGCTTTTATGAATTCAGATGTTACTGTCTTTATGATGGATGTTTTACCTCTGCTAAAACCAGGAGTAATTATCGGAGTTCATGATATTGTCTTACCCTATGATTATCCTGATAGTTTCAAAAATTGGTATTGGAACGAACAATATCTTTTCGGCGTATATTTGTTAGCAGCATCTGAGAAAATAAAAATCTTAATGCCAACTAAATATATGTCATGTTGGACTGAATTAGAGTCAGCTTTTTCTCCTATTTTAGAAACCTGGGAAGAAGATAAAAATGTTTGGTTAGACGGTGGTTCTTTATGGTTTACTCATTTAGAAAATAATGAATAA